From the Bacillota bacterium genome, the window CGGCGGGGTCGTGGACAAGTTCCCCGGGGACGCGGTCCTCGCGGTGTTCGAGAGTGGAGGGCGCGACGCCATGATCCGGGCAGTCAAGGCTGCGCGGAAGGTGAGAGAGGCAGTCGCGGCGGTCTCCCGGCCACACGAGTCTGCCTCGTCCGGTGGGCCGATGGGTGTGGGTGTAGGGATCGCATACGGGCCGGTACTCCGTGCGGAACTGGGCACCACCAGTCGCGCGGATTTGACCGTCGTCGGCTCCACAGTGAACGTGGCGAAGGCCCTAGAGGATGCTGCAGGTCCCGGACAGATTCTTCTCGGGCTGCCCGCGTTGAAGTCCCGGGCCGGCCCGGGTGACGGCGTGGGTTCTTTCTCCTGCCCGGGAGTTTCGCAGAGCGGTCCCGGGTCCGATGTGGGTGCCTACCGTTCTCACGGACCTGTCCCCAAGGTGGACAGTGACCGCTGGGTAGTGCTGGAGATAGTGTGATGCCGGTCACAGTCGGCTCGTCAGCCTTCTGATATGGTGTAAGATAGGGTACGGTCATGTCCTGGACAATGGGGGCGTTCGCGTTGCGATTACGCCTGAGGGCTGGTCTCTCACGGGTGGCTGTAATTGGGCTCATATGTCTCTCGGCGGCTGCTCTTGTCTTCGTGTCGCAGGCATCTTCGGGGAGTGTCTGCTCCGTCGCCCGGGTGTGGGGGGAGGCCTGGCTCCGCGGGCCCGGGGGCACGGACCCTTCACTGTGGAACAGGTTGGAGGCCGGCATGCTGCTGGAGCCGGGCACCGCCATCCGGACTGGACAGGGAGCCGGAGCTGTGTTGGTCTTTGCCTGTGGGAGCGTTGTCAGGCTGTCCGAGATGACCGAGACGATGGTGGGCCGTGCTGGAGTGTCGGCCTCGCCCAGCCAGGCACTCTCGTCAGAGCCGTCGGCAGGCGCCTCTTCCCGCGGACCCGTCACTCAAGGCATTTCGGTATTTGTCGGCAGTGTGTGGTTGGAGATAATGAAACGGCAGGTCGGGATGACGTCGTTCGAAGTCGAGACCCCTTCGGCTACGATCGCAGTGAGAGGGACGTCCTTTGGTGTCTGGGTGGGGGAGGACGGGACCACGCAGGTGTGGGTAGAATCAGGGCTTGTGGAGGTCTTCAACGACGCGGGATCAGTGATGGTGGGGCCCGGCAAGTCCGCCTTTGTGAGGAAAGGTGAGGGGCCCAGGCCGGACGGCGTGCCGGGGCGCGGAGCGGGCCAGGACAAAGAACACCCGGGAAAGGGTGTCAAGGATGATGGCGGAAAAGGCAAGAGCAACGGAAACGCGCCGAAGTGACAGGGTGCAGCCAAGCACGGCGCTCTGCGCGTGCCCCCTCTTCTCGGGACTGGAACGGGAGGCTCTGGCCGATTTGACTCGGGGTGCTTTGGAGTTGAGACCCCGTCGCGGGCAGATGATCTTCTGCCAGGGTGAAGCCAGTCGGGAACTCTACGCTGTCCTGGATGGACATGTCAGGATCTTCCGGACATCCCCTGAAGGGGCGGAGAAGACTCTGGCGATTCTGGAAGAAGGGGATGTGTTCGGAGAGCTATCGGCCGTGGATGGGCTTCCGAGGTCCGCGACTGCCCAGGCTGTCACGGACTGTCGACTGGTGTCGATAAGCCCGGCGGCCTTGATGGAGTGTGTCGCCCGCGTGCCGGGGTTTGCCCAAAACCTCCTGACGCGGCTGGCGACGATGCTCAGGGAGACTGACGAAGCCGTCGACCTTCTTGCCTTCACCAGCGCCAGAGGGCGTGTTGCCTCGGCGCTCTTGCGCCACGCTTCCGCATCCGGTGTGCCATCTGATTCACCGACCCCGAGCGGACTGACCCAGTCCGACATAGCGGCGATAGCGTCCACGACCCGGGAGACGGTCAACCGTGTGCTTGGACAGCTCGTAGACGCGGGAGCCATCTCCATATCCGGCAGGCGGTACATTGTGCTCGACAGACGCCTGCTGGAGGAGATGGCTTCATCGTGACTCCTCAACCTACGGTCCGAGGGCTACTTCCCTGGCTTGCCTTTGACTTTGTCCTTACCCTCCCCTGATGGGCCGGGCTCACCCGAACCTCCGCCAGTGTCGGATTGACCCCGGCCGCTGCCCTTCGGCCCAGCATCGCCGGCCTTGCCAGTGTCAGACTCGTGATCGGGCTTACCAGCGGGGTGGTCCGGTTTTCCGGTCTGAGCGCGGATCTCGTTCCATGATCTCTGCTCCGACCTCAGTCTGAGTGCGAGACGGAGAGCGTCCGAGTCCCCGGATGCCCCGACCAGGATAGCTGCCACCAGCATCTCCCTGTGTGTGACCTTGAACTGTTCCCGCAGGCGTGCCTGGACTGCTGTGGGCAGCCCGCACGTGGCCGCTGCCAGGTCCGAGCACGCCGCCTCGGCAAGCTCCTCGTCTCTCGCTTTCCCGTGCAGACTCCTGCGGCTGACCACAGCGGAGATCGCCTGCCCGAGGTTTCGTTCTTGCAGGCCCAGCGACATGGCCAATTCGCCCCACCCGGTGCCGTCTGCGGCCACGGCCAGCACGTCGGCATACGGTGTCGCGGTCTGGGACGCAATCACCGCCGCGATTACCAGTTCCCCGATGCCCCAACCTGAATCGAAGAAGGCCGTGAGCTCTTCCACGGTGAGACCGAGATCTGGGAACGCCTCCGCGACCCGCTGCAACAGAATGGGGTGTTCGAGCTGTTCGTCCGCCTGTGCGCTGGTGGCGCTCGGGTCCAGGGTGGCGCCCGTCGCGTACACCCGTGCTGGGGCGGCCAGGACCACTGCCAGCAGCACCAGCGAAGCGAGCTTGCACAGTCTCATCTTACCTCGCCTCCATGATAATGGACTGCCCGCAACTGGGGCCTCAATCCCAGTGTAGTCCCTGGCCTGTTCGCAGACAGTGATGCCCATCACACACCTGGTCGAGTCAAATGTCGAGGTAACTTTCAAGATCCCTGAGCGCAGGAACCATGTCGGCAACTAGGCTCTGAATGTCGCTGCCTTCAAGCCCGAGAGCCGCCAAAGCTCCGGTGGAAAGCCGGTAACGCAGGCCGTCCCCACCGACTCCCACCCCCATCATGAGGCATACCGCGTCCGCGATGTGAACCGCGCACGCATGTAAGCGTCCATCCGAATCGGCCTGCTCCGGGTCATGATGATGCCTGATGGCTTCCACAAGCACCTGGGGCAGGTTCCACTTGAGCGCGACCTGTTCTCCGACCAGCGCATGGTCGAAGCCGAGTACGGCTGATTCCGCCTCATTCCAGGCCGCTTTGGACGTTGAGACTGCCTCGAGGATTTCCTCATATGCACTCCGGACATGCTGGTGCAGGATGACCTTACCAACATCATGGAGCAGGCCGGCTGTGAAGAACTCCTCGCCGAGAGGAGAGCGAGCCCTCGCGGCAAGCTTCCTGGAGCACACAGCTGCAGCAAGAGAGTGCCTCCAAAGCCCGAGTCCCTCTAGGGAGTACCCGCCCAGCTTGCGCCGGAGCAGGTCGCCAGAGGCTATGATGAGCACCTGAGAACGGATGGCAGCAAGCCCCAGTCGCACGACGGCCTCTCTGACGGTAGTTGTTCTCCGAGCGAAACCGTAGAATGGCGAGTTGGACAGACGGAGAAGTCTCGCGGTGATGGCCTGGTCGGACGAGATGGCGTCGGCGATATCAGAGATGTCTGAGTCGATGTCTTCAGTCAGCTGGATCACCCTGGTTGCGATGGCCGGCAGAGGCTTCAGATCCTCCACCGCTTCAACGAGCTGTGTGAGGGAGAGTTGTTTCATAACGGGACCTCCGATCAGTCTCTCACAGATCTATCATCGGCCGGCCCGCCCAAGGTGTTTACTGTTGCCGAATCCGCGCTGAGCCTTGCCTCCATCATGAGCCACTCGCCTTGGCTGTCGAAAGACCTGCCGACTTCCTGGAAACCAAGAGACGAATAGACTCGCCTGGCTGGGATGTTCCAGGGGCGCACCTCAAGCTTCACGACCGGCGCACCCTGGGTGCGCAGGAGTTGGAGCGCGGCTGCCGTTAGAGCGCGCCCGATGCCACGTCCTTGCGATTCCGGATCCACGGCCACGGAAAGTATCTGAGCGTGGCGCCCGGCCAGTTGCCGCAGGGAAGACCCGGCGAAGAGGATCTTGTTCCCGATGAGCTTCAGGACCTTGAAGATTGAAAGACGGTAGGCGCCGCACAGCCATTTTCGCGCCCAGACCAGGAGGTGACCGCGGAGGAGGGCCCGGGCCCACAGCATTGAGATCGTGCGGGGTGCGACCACATACCCAGAGATCCGGCCGGACTCCTCCCACACCAGGAAATTGTCAGGGAGCTCGCCCGCAAGGAACCTGAAGATGTCGCGGAGCCCTTCGTCCGGGGGATCGATCCCTCCGTAGACATGGGCTACTGACTCTGGAAACGCCTTTCGGAAAATGAGCGCGACAGCCGGGACATCGTCGGCGCGGACAGGGCGCACGGCCACGTGTCACTCACCTCCGTTCAAGTCTGCGTCGTGCCCGGTCAATCCGGAGATCAGAATCAAGTCGGAGAGAGTAACAAAGGAGAACCCTCTTTGCCTGAGGTTTGCGATCAGGCGTGGGAGCGCCGACACGGTATTGGTCCGGTCCCCACCCTGGCTAGATACGAGGCTTCCCCCATCGTGGAAGAGTATGACGTCTCCGTTCCGTACGATTCTGGTGAGACGTTGGACCATGCTGGCCTCGGTCACCTCCGCCCAATCGCGGGAGCTCACACTCCACAGCGCGAGGGTGTATCTTCTCTCACGGAGCATCTCCACAAGCCTGCTGTCGTAAAGCCCTCGGGGAGGCCGGAAAAGCGTTGGCCTCACTCCGGTTGCCGCTTCTATGGCTTTTTCAGCTTCATCGATTTCGTGCTGCATCGGACCGGCCGGGAGCCCAAACATGTTCCGGTGGGTGTGTGTATGGTTCCCGACCTCATGCCCGGCGTCGACGATACGCCTGGCAATGTCTGGGTACTTGAGCACTTCCGAGCCTATGAGGAAGAACGTCGCCGGCACCTCTTCGTCGCAGAGAATGTCGAGGATCGGGATGGTGTACTCCGGGTTGGGCCCGTCGTCGAATGTGAGCGCCACCAGGCGGAACTCGTCGCTGCCACGTCTGAAAATCTCAACCTGCAAGCCAAATCCCTTGTACACGTACCGGTTGAAGAAGAACAGGGCAAGCAGCGACATGAGAACTACGCCCACCGCGACCCTGGCCATCACAGCGCGGAAGATGGCCAGGCGCCGAAGGCCGGGAGTCTCGGCCTCACGCGGTGGGAGCCCCGGGAGCACCTTGTAGATGGCTATGAGCGAGAGGACCACCGCGAATACCAGATGTAGGTCGAAACGTTCGAAATACCACACAAGCGGAGGGTAGAGCAGCGCTCCCACGAAAGTGGGGACCAGCATGGATGCACCTCGCTGAGGCCGCAATACCCGGCTGGTCAGAAAGGCAACGGCACCGCTCAGGAAAGCGGCGAGAGGGGAAACTAAGGTTCCCGCGCCGATCGCGGCTGGGACTACAAGCCCGGCTCGGTTGGGGCGCATGAACGACCACGATGCTCCGATTACCACCGCGAGGCCTGCGACCACGGTCGAGATCGGCGTTCCTATGAACGTCCGCGCTGCGGCCTCGGCCAACAGGCCGCGGAGCACGGGCGAAAGCCACGGATGCCTCGACCCAAGGTGGGACGCAAAAGCGGGTAGCGGGAGCCCAGGCGCTGCTCCGATGATGTAGGCAACTGCTGAGAGCACAAGGTAGGAGTCAAGGCGCAGCAACTGTCCGACCTCCCGTCAATCCGTTGCCATCTGGTCGCGCCGAGCTCAGTCTGGCCTGCGCTCATCGCCTCGCGTCCCGTACGGGATCGGTATGTACTGGACTGAAGGCCGCCTGGACGGAGGCTGAGGGTAGAGCTCCATGAGCTCATAGATCTCCGCTGGCATCTCGTTGCACGCGGAAAGCCCCATGCTCCGAAGCTCGTCGCAAGTTATTGGGTAGTCGTGGGTCCATCTCCCGCTGGACAACGCCTCCGCTACCTGAGTAGCCTGGTCTTCTGGCATCTTATCCCGGAGAATCTCCAAAACAAGGTCACGGACCTGCCTCACGGCCTTCTCTGCCACATCAGCAAGGATCAATGTCTGGTCGTCCACGTCTGCGATGGGCTTGCGCGCGACGGCGTTCAGAATCGACACTGCCGGGTAGCTGCCTATCTGCGGATCGACAGGACCTAGCACCGCGTTGGAGTCCATCACTATCTCGTCGGCGGAAAGGGCGAGAAGGGTGCCTCCCGACATCGCATAGTGAGGGACGAACACAGTCACTTTTGCAGGATGCTTACGTATTGCCCTCGCAATCTGCTCAGACGCGAGCACCAGGCCGCCGGGGGTATGGAGTACGATGTCTATGGGCACATCGTCGTCGGTCATCCTGATCGCCCGAAGGATCTGCTCAGAGTCCTCGATGTTGATGCTTCTCGCGAAAGTGATGCCGAGCAAGCTCATGGACTCCTGACGATGGATCAACGTTATGACCCTCGAGTTGCGCTTGCGCTCTATTCGCTGAATGAGCCGGTACCTGGAGAGGTCCCGGTTTCTCTGCGAGAGCATGGGGAAGAAACTCCAGAAGATCACGAGGATCCAGATAACATCCAGAATCGATACTCTCATGCCTGTCCCCCTTTCCGGGCCGCAGCACGGCTAAGTCCATTATAAATTGTCCCCGGCTACGCCACAACAGCGGCGGCTGGGGTGTAGATGGCAATGAACAGGGCCCGCGTCGCCGGAGGCGCGGGTCCTGTCGGAGAAACGCAACGCGGAGGATAGACCTCAACACCACGTCCCAGCCCGCGCCGATACTGCCAGGAGATCCGACGGGCCGGTGCCCAACCGCCAGATTGCGATCTTTCTGATGCCGAACTCCTCTAGCAGGACGATCTTAGCCGCTAGCGAGGAAGAGTCCTCAAACCACACAGTATGCGTCTGTCCAGACCTGTCGGAGTACTGGAACCACTGACACCCGCTTTCGGCATCTCTCACGACCCGAGCCCCGGTTCCCCGGGCCAGATACTCCGCCTCGTTGCATGACAGGAAGACTGCAGGTCCCCGCGGGCCCCAGTCGAGCCCGTAGGCTCCCAAAGCTACCACGATCTTGGACCGGTCCAAGATGTCCATCATCCGGGCCACTGTATCCCTGAGCCATCCGAGTGGAGTGGACGGCCCCTCGAAATGCAGTGACCCTTTTTCGAAGCCTTCCACCATGACGAGGTCGGCGCAATCCCCAAGAGAAGGGACGTCGAACCCACCGTCCAGGGATCCAAACGGCAGGTACACCGCCACAGTGTAGTACGGTGACATTCGCCTCAACCGCGTGGCTACTTCCCGTACAAGGCAGGTGTAAGCGTCAGCGTGCCGCGGGGCGAGGGCCTGGAAATCGAGGACCACCCCATCTAGGGCATTTGTGGCTACCGCATCCACTACTTCTGAAGCAAGCACGGTCCGACGGTTCTGATCCAGAAGACAGTGGTCGAGAGAACCGGTAGAGTAAACAGACTCAGACTGGTTGGACACGCCCGCCAGGACTCTTGTCCGGTAGGCTCTGAGAGTCTGCACCGAGGGATCGACTGTGCCCCGGAGGAGCGAGCCGTCCGGGCGCACCCTGAGAAAGGTGTAGACTATCTCCGAAAACGCCTCTGGGCTGCTGAGTGCTTCGGGAAGCCCCTCATGGGCGGCGTAATCCGGCACAATCCCAATCAGTCTTGTTCTGCGCGGGATGTGAAGGACCTGACCCGGAACGACCGTGTCGGGGTCGGCTATGGAGTTCGCGAGGGCGATGGATCGGTAGTCGAGACCGAATTTCTGGGCGATCAGCCACAGAGTGTCGCCGTCTCTGACCGTATAGTGCACATGCACCGCCTCCTCTGGGTGCAAACGACCGCTGCGGTACAGACTATGCTTGCGGCACGCAGAACGTTCCACAGGGGGCGCTTTGTCGGCTACTCGCCTTGACCTGAAAGGACGCTACAGAAGATAGGAAAGAAGAAGACCGGCCAACACCCCAAAGACGATCCCGAAGGTGCCTGAGTGTCCCACGGCGAATTCCTGGGCATCGGGGATCAGTTCGTCCCCGGTTATGAAAACCATGGCGCCGCCGGCGAACCCAAGGGAGACGGAGAGTACTGCGGGTGAGACGGCTCCTGCCACTGCACCGACCAGGGCGCCCACAGCCATCGGCAGCCCCGCGAGGGCGCCGAAAGCGAAGATCCGAGCTCCCCCAAGCCTGGCAGCACACATTGGCGCTCCCATGGCCATCCCCTCCGGCATGTTGTGAAGAGCTATGGTGAAAGCCACCGAGAACCCCAGGGAGGACCCATGCGCGTAGCTTGCCCCTATGGCCAGACCTTCGGGCAAGTTGTGCATGGCGATTCCTATCCCGGTGAGGACCCCTGCGCGTATGAAGCGAGCGCTCTCACAATCCTCGGAGACTATGTGAACATGGGGGGTGATCAAGTCGACAAGGCCGATCGCTCCGACGCCCAATATGAACCCGGCAAATGCGTAGATCAGCCCGCCGATTTCCACCGCCTCGGGGACCAGCTCAGTGAAGACGACTGACAGCATAACCCCGCCGGCGAGACCCATAAGAACAGAGAGCATGCGCCTGCTTGGAACGCCAAGGGTTGCTGTGAGTGCGGCTCCCGCCCCTGTGCCTAGCACGCCGGCGGCGAGGCCTACGAGAGTTGCATGAAGTACAGGCTGCAAGGGCACACCCCTTTCTTCCACACAGTATTCTAAGCTGCCGGGACAGGCCTGTCAAAGCTCTGCCCGTGTGCTATAATTATCGCTGGGGTGCTGATTTGATGATATTGGCATTGGACGTTGGGAACACGAATATTGTGGTCGGAGTCTACAAAGGCCCCGAACTCCTTGCGGACTTCCGGATTGCCACGGACCGGCAAAAGACGGCGGACGAGTACGGCATGCTCCTCCTCCAACTCCTCGCTTTCCGCGGAATACCCAAAGATGAAATAAGAGGCGTGATAATGTCGTCA encodes:
- a CDS encoding FecR family protein — translated: MRLRLRAGLSRVAVIGLICLSAAALVFVSQASSGSVCSVARVWGEAWLRGPGGTDPSLWNRLEAGMLLEPGTAIRTGQGAGAVLVFACGSVVRLSEMTETMVGRAGVSASPSQALSSEPSAGASSRGPVTQGISVFVGSVWLEIMKRQVGMTSFEVETPSATIAVRGTSFGVWVGEDGTTQVWVESGLVEVFNDAGSVMVGPGKSAFVRKGEGPRPDGVPGRGAGQDKEHPGKGVKDDGGKGKSNGNAPK
- a CDS encoding Crp/Fnr family transcriptional regulator; translated protein: MTRGALELRPRRGQMIFCQGEASRELYAVLDGHVRIFRTSPEGAEKTLAILEEGDVFGELSAVDGLPRSATAQAVTDCRLVSISPAALMECVARVPGFAQNLLTRLATMLRETDEAVDLLAFTSARGRVASALLRHASASGVPSDSPTPSGLTQSDIAAIASTTRETVNRVLGQLVDAGAISISGRRYIVLDRRLLEEMASS
- a CDS encoding HDOD domain-containing protein, which translates into the protein MKQLSLTQLVEAVEDLKPLPAIATRVIQLTEDIDSDISDIADAISSDQAITARLLRLSNSPFYGFARRTTTVREAVVRLGLAAIRSQVLIIASGDLLRRKLGGYSLEGLGLWRHSLAAAVCSRKLAARARSPLGEEFFTAGLLHDVGKVILHQHVRSAYEEILEAVSTSKAAWNEAESAVLGFDHALVGEQVALKWNLPQVLVEAIRHHHDPEQADSDGRLHACAVHIADAVCLMMGVGVGGDGLRYRLSTGALAALGLEGSDIQSLVADMVPALRDLESYLDI
- a CDS encoding GNAT family N-acetyltransferase, producing MAVRPVRADDVPAVALIFRKAFPESVAHVYGGIDPPDEGLRDIFRFLAGELPDNFLVWEESGRISGYVVAPRTISMLWARALLRGHLLVWARKWLCGAYRLSIFKVLKLIGNKILFAGSSLRQLAGRHAQILSVAVDPESQGRGIGRALTAAALQLLRTQGAPVVKLEVRPWNIPARRVYSSLGFQEVGRSFDSQGEWLMMEARLSADSATVNTLGGPADDRSVRD
- a CDS encoding polysaccharide deacetylase family protein, with amino-acid sequence MLRLDSYLVLSAVAYIIGAAPGLPLPAFASHLGSRHPWLSPVLRGLLAEAAARTFIGTPISTVVAGLAVVIGASWSFMRPNRAGLVVPAAIGAGTLVSPLAAFLSGAVAFLTSRVLRPQRGASMLVPTFVGALLYPPLVWYFERFDLHLVFAVVLSLIAIYKVLPGLPPREAETPGLRRLAIFRAVMARVAVGVVLMSLLALFFFNRYVYKGFGLQVEIFRRGSDEFRLVALTFDDGPNPEYTIPILDILCDEEVPATFFLIGSEVLKYPDIARRIVDAGHEVGNHTHTHRNMFGLPAGPMQHEIDEAEKAIEAATGVRPTLFRPPRGLYDSRLVEMLRERRYTLALWSVSSRDWAEVTEASMVQRLTRIVRNGDVILFHDGGSLVSSQGGDRTNTVSALPRLIANLRQRGFSFVTLSDLILISGLTGHDADLNGGE
- a CDS encoding ATP-dependent Clp protease proteolytic subunit; this encodes MRVSILDVIWILVIFWSFFPMLSQRNRDLSRYRLIQRIERKRNSRVITLIHRQESMSLLGITFARSINIEDSEQILRAIRMTDDDVPIDIVLHTPGGLVLASEQIARAIRKHPAKVTVFVPHYAMSGGTLLALSADEIVMDSNAVLGPVDPQIGSYPAVSILNAVARKPIADVDDQTLILADVAEKAVRQVRDLVLEILRDKMPEDQATQVAEALSSGRWTHDYPITCDELRSMGLSACNEMPAEIYELMELYPQPPSRRPSVQYIPIPYGTRGDERRPD
- a CDS encoding LysM peptidoglycan-binding domain-containing protein; this translates as MHYTVRDGDTLWLIAQKFGLDYRSIALANSIADPDTVVPGQVLHIPRRTRLIGIVPDYAAHEGLPEALSSPEAFSEIVYTFLRVRPDGSLLRGTVDPSVQTLRAYRTRVLAGVSNQSESVYSTGSLDHCLLDQNRRTVLASEVVDAVATNALDGVVLDFQALAPRHADAYTCLVREVATRLRRMSPYYTVAVYLPFGSLDGGFDVPSLGDCADLVMVEGFEKGSLHFEGPSTPLGWLRDTVARMMDILDRSKIVVALGAYGLDWGPRGPAVFLSCNEAEYLARGTGARVVRDAESGCQWFQYSDRSGQTHTVWFEDSSSLAAKIVLLEEFGIRKIAIWRLGTGPSDLLAVSARAGTWC
- a CDS encoding ZIP family metal transporter, encoding MQPVLHATLVGLAAGVLGTGAGAALTATLGVPSRRMLSVLMGLAGGVMLSVVFTELVPEAVEIGGLIYAFAGFILGVGAIGLVDLITPHVHIVSEDCESARFIRAGVLTGIGIAMHNLPEGLAIGASYAHGSSLGFSVAFTIALHNMPEGMAMGAPMCAARLGGARIFAFGALAGLPMAVGALVGAVAGAVSPAVLSVSLGFAGGAMVFITGDELIPDAQEFAVGHSGTFGIVFGVLAGLLLSYLL
- a CDS encoding type III pantothenate kinase yields the protein MILALDVGNTNIVVGVYKGPELLADFRIATDRQKTADEYGMLLLQLLAFRGIPKDEIRGVIMSSVVPPVIATFERMTEKYFGCRPINVEPGIKTGIIIRYENPKEIGADRIVNAV